Proteins encoded within one genomic window of Conchiformibius steedae:
- a CDS encoding pilus assembly PilX family protein, giving the protein MIHHPKQKGFSLFIVMIVMLVIALLVVVSSQSSTTEMRISANEADRKFALSMAESGLRDAELKIQDFSTAAVGTVSFDYNCSSGLCLPVEPVNIEDKKPRFVVKGTVGPEPKEAWKRASDNDADKNLLEDPKARNSIAGKAANSNVRYIIEFLGERKDGKLTRYHFRVTARANGQNPNTAVTLQSYVEMTPP; this is encoded by the coding sequence ATGATTCACCATCCCAAACAAAAGGGCTTTTCCCTGTTTATCGTCATGATTGTCATGCTGGTGATTGCCCTGTTGGTTGTGGTCAGCAGCCAGTCCAGCACCACCGAAATGCGCATCAGTGCCAACGAAGCCGACCGCAAATTCGCCTTATCGATGGCAGAAAGCGGTTTGCGCGATGCCGAATTAAAGATTCAGGATTTTTCCACCGCCGCAGTCGGTACTGTCTCGTTTGACTACAATTGCAGCAGCGGTTTGTGCCTGCCTGTTGAGCCCGTTAATATTGAAGACAAAAAACCCCGCTTTGTTGTAAAAGGTACTGTCGGACCCGAACCGAAGGAAGCATGGAAACGCGCTTCCGATAATGATGCCGACAAAAACCTGCTGGAAGACCCAAAAGCCAGAAACAGCATTGCCGGAAAAGCCGCCAACAGCAATGTGCGCTATATCATTGAATTTTTAGGAGAACGCAAAGATGGCAAACTCACCCGCTATCACTTCCGCGTAACCGCCCGCGCCAACGGACAAAACCCCAATACCGCC
- a CDS encoding PilW family protein produces MNNRIRHLPFAGKNQGFTLIEFIVASVLALIVILAAGSTYFITRKLNQGSLERLDIQQNLRSAAVHLTRDARLAGTFGCYSLGNNVSNVSGWTAPDFTTLPNTPQHVTINVKQTDGFGIRADTYDYNGKKLPALFFIYGQGETGFRGINTLSAKAPSQITQITLADNTAESTKLDVLRQTLAKGGPFVLSSCRSALAFGGIRSPNNTIALNSQVPFALSDSGELTLSKLYAAAYIFDKDNKQLLRSDLGHDGTWQNPKLVSRGINEMQFGFGYTNNCPLGYTQPAGTAAAGGGSAGGGAAGTAPSAGAVVDAPETFTFSNRLSESQLPSLVQIRLNYDVDAPAIDGSGKPVAPTTPTTADYIINATVRSGNACANRMPL; encoded by the coding sequence ATGAACAACCGTATCCGACACCTACCGTTTGCCGGCAAAAACCAAGGCTTTACGCTGATTGAATTTATTGTTGCCAGCGTATTGGCACTGATTGTGATTTTGGCGGCAGGCAGCACTTACTTCATCACCCGCAAACTTAACCAAGGCAGCTTGGAACGCTTGGATATTCAGCAAAACCTGCGCAGCGCCGCCGTTCACCTTACCCGCGATGCCCGTTTGGCAGGCACATTCGGCTGCTACAGCTTGGGCAACAACGTCAGCAATGTCAGCGGTTGGACAGCGCCTGATTTCACCACCCTGCCCAACACGCCCCAGCACGTTACCATCAACGTCAAACAAACCGACGGATTCGGCATCCGCGCCGACACCTACGACTACAACGGCAAAAAACTGCCTGCCCTGTTTTTCATTTATGGTCAGGGCGAAACCGGTTTTCGAGGAATCAATACCTTATCTGCCAAAGCCCCCAGCCAGATTACCCAAATTACCTTGGCAGACAACACCGCCGAAAGCACCAAATTAGATGTATTGCGTCAAACTCTGGCAAAAGGCGGACCGTTTGTATTAAGCAGCTGCCGTTCCGCCCTTGCCTTTGGCGGTATCCGCAGTCCCAACAACACCATCGCCCTCAATAGTCAAGTGCCTTTTGCCCTATCCGACAGCGGCGAACTGACCTTAAGCAAGCTGTATGCGGCAGCCTATATTTTTGACAAAGACAACAAACAACTGTTACGCAGCGATTTGGGACACGACGGCACATGGCAAAATCCCAAACTGGTCAGCCGCGGCATCAACGAAATGCAGTTCGGTTTCGGTTATACCAATAACTGTCCGCTGGGTTACACCCAACCTGCCGGCACGGCAGCCGCTGGTGGCGGCTCAGCAGGCGGCGGTGCAGCAGGCACAGCCCCCAGCGCGGGTGCGGTTGTAGATGCCCCCGAAACCTTTACTTTCAGCAACCGTTTAAGCGAATCCCAACTGCCCTCGCTGGTGCAAATCCGCTTAAACTATGATGTGGACGCACCTGCTATTGACGGTTCGGGCAAGCCTGTTGCCCCCACCACGCCCACCACTGCCGACTACATCATCAATGCCACCGTCCGCAGCGGCAACGCCTGCGCCAACCGCATGCCGCTCTAA
- the pilV gene encoding type IV pilus modification protein PilV, which yields MMKAVFPPSLPRQRGSTLIEVMVSVFLLTFGVLGLMAAQIRSVGSISEAESRSTIAQAAENLAEAMQTNPQIIKSGTRAVRAYKHYLSANNTPKELDLSADPGTIPNPLWGTWDAAAKETKNNISKEALAASQIQLFEYMLRQTPNAQTLSYVICTDSASPKEPTISSGRINFNCASSGSTVIKVAWTNRPADAKTQSEPVYYSYQLQLAE from the coding sequence ATGATGAAAGCCGTTTTTCCCCCCAGCCTGCCGCGCCAGCGCGGTTCTACTTTGATTGAAGTGATGGTGTCTGTGTTTTTGCTGACTTTCGGGGTTTTGGGGCTGATGGCCGCGCAAATCCGCTCGGTCGGCAGCATCAGCGAAGCCGAAAGCCGCAGCACCATTGCCCAAGCTGCTGAAAATCTGGCAGAAGCCATGCAAACCAATCCGCAAATCATCAAATCGGGCACCCGCGCCGTGCGTGCCTACAAACATTATTTAAGTGCCAACAACACCCCCAAAGAGCTGGATTTAAGTGCAGACCCTGGCACCATTCCCAATCCGCTGTGGGGCACTTGGGACGCCGCCGCCAAAGAAACCAAAAACAACATCAGCAAAGAAGCTCTTGCTGCTTCACAAATCCAGCTGTTTGAATACATGCTGCGGCAAACCCCCAATGCCCAAACCCTGTCGTATGTCATTTGTACCGATTCGGCATCGCCCAAAGAACCCACCATCAGCAGCGGCAGAATCAATTTCAATTGCGCCTCCAGCGGCTCTACCGTAATCAAAGTGGCATGGACCAACCGCCCTGCCGATGCCAAAACCCAATCCGAACCGGTTTATTACAGCTATCAGCTGCAGCTGGCAGAATAA